GCAAAGGTGAAAAAATGTCTCAAGCGATACATAAGCCTTGGATTCAAAATATAAAGGAACGCAGAAGGGGATTTTTAGCGATTGTTTTAGCGGTGGTAATCATTTTGATGGGCATCTGGAAAATGTATCATATCCTGCCGAATGACTTTCATACGCGTCAGTTTAAATTTTTATTTAAAAATTACGGTTCGTTGGCTCGAATTGCCCTTTTCTTTGTTCTGGCAAACTATATATTTGCGTTGATTGTTCAAAAGCGGCTGGCAAATCGTTGGGATATCCTCAAGAAATGGATGATTTCTTTGTCCCGGTTTACTCGTGCGTACCATACTCCGATTGCTATCCTGGCCATCGGGCTGATCGTTCTTCATGTGGCTGGGGCTTTTCTTTACGGTTTTACGTTTGATTTCTATTACCTTAGCGGATTTCTTGCTTTATTGGTTCTTCTGCCTGTTCCAATATCCGGGTTGTTCAGATATCGAAGAATGGACCGAAAATGGCATTTGCGATTCGGATTGGCTTTTGCAGTTCTATTTCTGATTCATGCGTTTCTGTAACTTCAGTTTCCCGAAACTGAAGTTGATGTTTTCCTCGTTAATGACTTCATATATTCAATTACTTACTCACTCAGATTGGAAGTACAATTCGGACAACGCGTCGCTTTCAAAGGAATCTCACTGATGCAAAACTGACATTGTTTGGTGGTAGGGGCCTCTTCCTCTCTGCGGTGAAAACGGTTGATCTGGCGAACCGCCAGAAAGATGATGAACGAAACAATCAGAAAATCAAGCACGTTATTGAGGAACTGTCCATAGTTGAGGGTCGGGGCACCAGCTGCTTTGGCCTCTGCCAAACTAGCATAATGCCTGTCAGATAAATTGATATACAGATTGCCGAAATCGACTTTTGCCAGCAGTAAGCCGATCGGCGGCATGATGATGTCGTTGACCAGCGATGTGACGATTTTTCCGAAAGCGCCGCCAATGATGACCCCGATCGCCAGATCCAACACGTTTCCCTGTACGGCGAACTTCTTGAATTCTCTGAACATCGCAATCATCTCCCAAGATTTCTTTGCAGTGGATTTTCATCAAAAGTAGCATATGCATGCGAAATGGACAACCACGGTGAGCGGTGCATGCAGAATGTCTGGGGCTTCCGATCTGTCTTGACGTTTTGTGCGGCAGCGTGTTACACTCGTTTCAAGATTTTCTGAACGAAATAGGTGAACTCTTATCTAGAGTGGCGGAGGGACTGGCCCGATGAAGCCCGGCAACCGGAATCGTACGGAACGGATCGTTTCGATTCTTGGTGCCAATTCCTGCAGAATCATTGGTATTCTGGCAGATAAGAGGTGGTGCGACAATAAAGCCCCCTCTTGCGGAGGGCTTTTTTTATTGTTAATTGTTTTTTTATTACGGACTATGACAGTTGCATTCTAGAGGGAAGGCGAGGTGATCGCATGGCCGTTCAACTTGAAGAAGTCGCCCGAAGGGAATTCCAGTTGCCGGATATGATGTTGCAAAGCGGACAATGGTTGCGCAATGCTGTTCTGGTTTACGAAACATTCGGAACGCTGAATGAGCAAAAGGATAACGCGATTCTGGTTTGTCATGCGCTGACAGGGGATTCTCATGCGGGCAGCACGAGCGGCAACCCTGGCTGGTGGGATGGTTTGATTGGTCCTGGCAAAGCGCTTGATACAGACCGTTACTTCATGATTTGCGCTAACGTGCTGGGGGGGTGTTCCGGTTCCAGCGGACCCGCCTCAGTGAATCCGGCAGACGGGAAGCCTTATGGCATGCGATTTCCCGTTGTTACCATACGGGATATGGTGCAGGCACAGTATTATCTCGTCAAAAGTTTTGGCATCGACCGCTTGTTTTCAGTAATTGGCGGTTCCATGGGCGGCATGCAGGTTTACGAATGGGCGGTCAGTTATCCGCAGATGATGGAAACCTATATTCCGATTGCGACATGCACCCGTTTTTCCTCGATGGGCATTGCCTTCAACAATGTGATGAAGCAGGCAATTCTAAACGATCCGGATTGGCATAACGGCGATTATTACGGTCGCTCGTTTCCCGAAAAAGGGTTGAATTTGGCCCGCCGTTTAGGCATGATTACGTACCGCAGCTTCGAGTTATATGAGGAACGGTTTGGGTTGTCGATGGTGTCGAGCGACGATCCGTATGCGATGGAGTCTCAGTTTCAAGTGGAACAATATTTGAGTTATCAGGGGTCGAAGCTGGTCAAACGGTTTGATGCCAATTCGTACTTGTATCTGCTCAAGTCGATGGATCTGCATGATATTTCACGTGGCCGCGCTCCCTACGAATCGGTTTTGGAACAGATCGAAGCGAAATCTTTAATGATAGGCATTGATTCGGACTTTTTGTTTCCGGCTAGCGAGATGGTTGGAACATACGAATTGCTGAAAGCAAAAGAGAAATCGGTCGAATACCGGGAAATCCGTTCTGTATACGGACATGATGGATTTTTAATTGAATTTGAGATTATGAATGAATGGGTCGGAGGGTTTTTGGAAAAAAACAGATAACAAACGATGCGGGCGATAAGCCCGCATATATTTTTGCTATTTTGCCCAATTTAGGAAAGACCGCTGAATATGTCTGTGAAGGCTGTTTTTTGCTGAAAAACAATTGTTACATTCTTGACACATCTGTAAATAAGTGCGAATATTTTCTTGTGTATTTGATTGGTAAGGATTGTTTATAGATAAAAGGGGGCACATGTTAGCAGAGAAGAACAGTCTTGTCAGCATGGTGAAAATTTTAAGGAAAGCAGATTACAAGTGGAATTTCGGAGGGAGGACCAGAACTCAGTGGTACAACAACAAAAAGATTTTTGGTTCCGAAGGTTGCATTCGTTATTGGGCGTGTTGCCAGTAGGCCTTTTTTTGCTTTTTCACTTATTTACGAACGCAAAAGCCAGAGGCGGGGCGGATCATTATAACCAAGCGGTGGCAGATATTGCCGGGATCCCGTTTCTGCCTGTGGTAGAAACGATCTTTATTTTTCTGCCGCTCCTGTATCATGGCGTTTATGGGATGTTTATCGCGTTTACTTCCGGATACAATGTCGGTCAGTTTTCTTGGTTCCGCAACCAGATGTTTGTTTGGCAGCGTATTACAGGCGTTATCACGTTTATTTTTGTTGTTTATCATTTGTGGACAACCCGTTTCAGCGGAAATGCTCCCAGCTTCGATATGGTGGCAACGCTTGTCAACAGTCCGTTCACATTCTGGTTTATGATCATTGGGGTTGTAGCGGCCGCTTTCCATTTTGCAAACGGCCTCTGGAGTTTCCTGATTCACTGGGGTTTGACAGTAGGTCCCCGCTCGCAGCGCGTATCGGCGTATGTTATGAGCGGTATTTGGGTGGTAATTTCATTCCTTGGAGTTAGCGCTTTGGTTGCGTTTAAATATCCTGGAGCGTAAAGGAGGGGCAGAACAATGAGTCAACGAGTTATAGTTGTGGGCGGCGGCTTGTCCGGTTTGATGACAACCATCAAAATTGCGGAAGAAGGCGTGCCTGTTGATCTTTTTTCACTAGTTCCCGTTAAACGTTCGCACTCCGCTTGCGCGCAAGGCGGTATTAACGGAGCGGTCAATACAAAAGGGGAAGGAGACTCCCCGTGGGAACATTTTGACGACACGGTTTACGGCGGTGACTTTTTGGCAAACCAGCCGCCTGTTCTGGCAATGTGTGAAGCGGCTCCCGGCATTATTCACCTGTTGGACCGGATGGGCGTTATGTTTAACCGTACACCGGAAGGATTGTTGGACTTCCGCCGCTTTGGGGGCACAAAACACCACAGAACGGCGTTTGCCGGTGCGACAACTGGCCAGCAATTGCTGTACGCGCTGGATGAGCAGGTTCGTCGCTTTGAGGCGGCCGGACTGGTTCAAAAATATGAGGGCTGGGAATTCCTGTCGATGGTACAGGACGAGGAAGGAACTTGTCGAGGTATTGTAGCGCAGGATTTGCGTTCAATGGAAATTCACAGTTTTGTCGGTGATGCGGTGGTTTTGGCAACGGGTGGACCTGGTTTGATTTTTGGTCGTACCACAAACTCGATCATCAACACCGGTACGGCTGCCAGCGCTGTGTATCAGCAGGGCGTCAAGTACGCAAACGGAGAGTTTATTCAAATCCATCCGACTGCCATTCCGGGCGACGACAAGCTGCGTTTGATGTCCGAATCCGCTCGTGGCGAAGGCGGACGCGTATGGACGTATAAAGACGGTAAACCATGGTACTTCTTGGAAGAAAAATATCCGGCTTACGGAAACCTGGTTCCGCGGGATATTGCGACTCGTGAAATTTTCCACGTTTGTGTGGACATGGGACTTGGCATAAATGGCGAGAACATGGTGTATCTGGACGTTTCTCATATTCCGAAAGAAGTGTTGAACGTCAAATTGGGCGGTATCCTTGAAATTTATGAAAAATTTGTCGGGGAAGATCCGCGCAAAGTTCCGATGCGCATATTCCCGGCCGTTCACTATTCGATGGGCGGTTTGTGGGTTGACTACGATCAGCACACGAATGTGGAAGGATTGTTTGCAGTCGGCGAATGCGATTATTCGCAGCACGGAGCAAACCGTCTGGGTGCAAACTCGCTATTGTCCGCCATCTATAGCGGCATGGTGGCTGGACCGAATGTAGTTCATTATATTAAGGGCATGAAAAAAGCTTCCGGCGACGTAGCGCAGCACCTGTTTGAAACAGAGCGCAAGAAACGCGAAGAACAGTATGAAAACATTCTCAAAATGGACGGCAATGAAAACCCGTACCAGATTCACCGCGAATTGGGCCAATGGATGACTGACAACGTTACGGTGGTCCGCCACAACGACCGGTTGAAAAAGACGGACGAAAAGATTCTCGAGTTGATGGAGCGCTACAAGCGGATCGGCATGGCAGACACGTCCCGTTGGGAAAACCAGATGGCGCCGTTTACCCGCCAATTGTGGAACATGCTTCAGTTGGCCCGCGTGATCACGATTGGCGCATTGAACCGTAATGAGTCCCGCGGTGCTCATTACAAGCCGGAATTCCCGAAGCGGGATGATGCAAACTGGCTGAAAACGACAATTGCGAAATATAGTCCGGACGGCCCGGTTTTTGAATATGAAGATGTTGATGTTTCTCTGATTCCACCGCGGGAGCGCAACTACAGCGTGGATAAGGAGGAGAGCAAATCATGAGCGAACAAAAAATGGTTCACGTTATTATTGAGCGGCAAGACTCGAATGATTCCGTTTCTTATACGGAAGAGTTTAAAATTCCGCAGCGTCCCGGCATGAACGTGATTGCCCTGTTGATGGAAATTCAACGGAATCCGGTCAACGCGCAAGGCAAAAAGACCGCCCCGGTTGCATGGGAATGCAACTGCTTAGAAGAAATTTGCGGCGCTTGCATGATGGTCATCAACGGCAAACCGCGCCAGGCTTGCTCCGCGTTGGTTGACCAGTTGGAGCAGCCGATTCGTTTAAAACCGGCTCGCACGTTCCCGGTCGTTCGTGACTTGGTAATTGACCGGTCCCGCATGTTCGAGGCGTTAAAACGTGTCAAGGCTTGGGTTCCGATCGACGGAACGTATGATCTGGGGCCTGGTCCCCGCATGGCGGAACGGGATCGTCAATGGGCGTATGAACTGTCCAAATGCTTTACTTGCGGTGCATGTGTTGAGGCGTGTCCGAACGTAAACGACAGAACTTCGTTTATTGGCCCGTTTGCGATCTCGCAAGCCCGTCTTTTCAACGAGCATCCGACCGGTGCCATGCATTCGCATGAGCGTCTGGAAGCGCTGATGGGAGAAGGCGGCATTCATGAGTGCGGCAACTCGCAAAACTGTGTGCAGGTTTGTCCGAAAAATATCCCGCTGACTACCTCAATCGCGGCGATGAACGGACAGGTTAACCGTTATGCACTGACCAGTTGGCTGCGGAAATAGCTTTACACGTGCGAAAATAAACTTTACACCTTCTGTTTAGACCTTCTGCTTCGTGAACGGGTGCTGCCCGGTTCACTCCGGCAGAAGGTCTTTTACAGTTGGATTTGATTCAAATAAAGCGATGAATGAGATTTTCTTAAAATTGTTGATGCCTGACTGCACCAACAAATGCAACTTGACATAGTATAATTTGACTGTATCCCTTGACCTTGTCAATCATGACCCGAGCAAGGAGGGATCGAAGAAGTGTCTGTGGGAAAGGACGCACGTGGCAAATCACTTCTCACCAACCGTGAACGAGAGGTATTCGAGTTGTTGGTACAAGACAAGACGACCAAAGAAATTGCGGAAGTCCTTTTTATCAGCGAGAAGACCGTTCGAAATCATATCAGCAATGTTATGAAAAAGCTAAATGTAAAAGGACGGTCGCAGGCCGTGGTGGAATTGGTGCGGCTGGAGGAAATAAAGATTTAACTACCTGGTTATGCCCTACTGACGAGTAGGGTCTTTTACTTTTTTCAGCCAGTTTGTCTATTCAGGTGTATACTAGAAGCGACCGATTCCCTCGGTCAGAAAGGATGATTTCGGTGTCAAGCTACAAGCCGATCGGTTTGTTCGATTCGGGGGTCGGGGGACTCACGGTGGTGAAGGAAATGTTTCGGCAATTGCCGCAGGAAAATTTGGTGTATGTGGGCGATAATGCCCGCTGTCCATACGGAAATCGCCCGCCCGAACAAGTGCGGCAATTTACGTTTCAAATTATGGATTTTCTTATGCAACAGGATGTCAAAATGATCATCATTGCCTGCAATACAGCAACCGCTGCCGCTCTTACACAGGCCTCACAACACTATCCAATCCCCGTGCTGGGCGTC
The sequence above is a segment of the Effusibacillus dendaii genome. Coding sequences within it:
- the metX gene encoding homoserine O-acetyltransferase MetX; the protein is MAVQLEEVARREFQLPDMMLQSGQWLRNAVLVYETFGTLNEQKDNAILVCHALTGDSHAGSTSGNPGWWDGLIGPGKALDTDRYFMICANVLGGCSGSSGPASVNPADGKPYGMRFPVVTIRDMVQAQYYLVKSFGIDRLFSVIGGSMGGMQVYEWAVSYPQMMETYIPIATCTRFSSMGIAFNNVMKQAILNDPDWHNGDYYGRSFPEKGLNLARRLGMITYRSFELYEERFGLSMVSSDDPYAMESQFQVEQYLSYQGSKLVKRFDANSYLYLLKSMDLHDISRGRAPYESVLEQIEAKSLMIGIDSDFLFPASEMVGTYELLKAKEKSVEYREIRSVYGHDGFLIEFEIMNEWVGGFLEKNR
- a CDS encoding helix-turn-helix domain-containing protein, with product MSVGKDARGKSLLTNREREVFELLVQDKTTKEIAEVLFISEKTVRNHISNVMKKLNVKGRSQAVVELVRLEEIKI
- the mscL gene encoding large conductance mechanosensitive channel protein MscL codes for the protein MFREFKKFAVQGNVLDLAIGVIIGGAFGKIVTSLVNDIIMPPIGLLLAKVDFGNLYINLSDRHYASLAEAKAAGAPTLNYGQFLNNVLDFLIVSFIIFLAVRQINRFHRREEEAPTTKQCQFCISEIPLKATRCPNCTSNLSE
- the sdhB gene encoding succinate dehydrogenase iron-sulfur subunit, whose product is MSEQKMVHVIIERQDSNDSVSYTEEFKIPQRPGMNVIALLMEIQRNPVNAQGKKTAPVAWECNCLEEICGACMMVINGKPRQACSALVDQLEQPIRLKPARTFPVVRDLVIDRSRMFEALKRVKAWVPIDGTYDLGPGPRMAERDRQWAYELSKCFTCGACVEACPNVNDRTSFIGPFAISQARLFNEHPTGAMHSHERLEALMGEGGIHECGNSQNCVQVCPKNIPLTTSIAAMNGQVNRYALTSWLRK
- a CDS encoding succinate dehydrogenase cytochrome b558 subunit, translating into MVQQQKDFWFRRLHSLLGVLPVGLFLLFHLFTNAKARGGADHYNQAVADIAGIPFLPVVETIFIFLPLLYHGVYGMFIAFTSGYNVGQFSWFRNQMFVWQRITGVITFIFVVYHLWTTRFSGNAPSFDMVATLVNSPFTFWFMIIGVVAAAFHFANGLWSFLIHWGLTVGPRSQRVSAYVMSGIWVVISFLGVSALVAFKYPGA
- the sdhA gene encoding succinate dehydrogenase flavoprotein subunit, with translation MSQRVIVVGGGLSGLMTTIKIAEEGVPVDLFSLVPVKRSHSACAQGGINGAVNTKGEGDSPWEHFDDTVYGGDFLANQPPVLAMCEAAPGIIHLLDRMGVMFNRTPEGLLDFRRFGGTKHHRTAFAGATTGQQLLYALDEQVRRFEAAGLVQKYEGWEFLSMVQDEEGTCRGIVAQDLRSMEIHSFVGDAVVLATGGPGLIFGRTTNSIINTGTAASAVYQQGVKYANGEFIQIHPTAIPGDDKLRLMSESARGEGGRVWTYKDGKPWYFLEEKYPAYGNLVPRDIATREIFHVCVDMGLGINGENMVYLDVSHIPKEVLNVKLGGILEIYEKFVGEDPRKVPMRIFPAVHYSMGGLWVDYDQHTNVEGLFAVGECDYSQHGANRLGANSLLSAIYSGMVAGPNVVHYIKGMKKASGDVAQHLFETERKKREEQYENILKMDGNENPYQIHRELGQWMTDNVTVVRHNDRLKKTDEKILELMERYKRIGMADTSRWENQMAPFTRQLWNMLQLARVITIGALNRNESRGAHYKPEFPKRDDANWLKTTIAKYSPDGPVFEYEDVDVSLIPPRERNYSVDKEESKS